The sequence below is a genomic window from Salinispira pacifica.
AAGCCCTCATTTCTCACGGTAAGCGGACAGCTTAACGCGGAAATCTATGCCAGCGCCATGGACCGGGTCTACACCTTCGGACCCACGTTCCGAGCGGAAAACAGCAATACCAGCCGCCACCTTGCGGAATTCTGGATGATCGAACCGGAAATTGCCTTCTGCGACCTTGAAGCCAACATGGACTGGTCCGAGGCTTTTCTCAAGCACATTCTCGCCACAGTGCTGAAAGAATCCCGGGACGACATGGAATTCTTCGACCTGCGCATCCAGAAAGGAATTATCCAGCAGCTTGAGCAGGTGGTTGAAAGCGATTTCACCCGCATCAGCTACAGCGATGCCGTCAGCCAGCTGGAAAAATCCGGCAGAAATTTCGAGTACCCCGTGAGCTGGGGTGCAGACCTCCAAAGCGAACATGAAAAATTTCTTACCGAAGAGATATTCAAGGGTCCGGTAATCGTCACAGACTATCCCAAGGAGATCAAAGCCTTCTACATGCGTCTGAACGACGATGAAAAAACCGTACGGGGCATGGACGTTCTGGTACCCCGGCTGGGAGAAATTATCGGCGGAAGCCAGCGTGAAGAACGGCTGGACGTACTCAGCCGCCGTCTCGGGGAAAGCGGCCTTACCGAAAAAGATTACTGGTGGTATCTGGATCTCCGGCGCTTCGGCAGCGTCCCCCATTCCGGGTTCGGTCTGGGATTTGAGCGGCTCATACAGTATGTCACCGGCATGCAGAATATCAGGGATGTCATCCCCTTCCCCAGAGCGTCTAAAACCGCAGAGTTCTAACTTTGTCCCCGTCTTGCTTGATGGGCTTGATGGGGGAGAAACTTGATGGGAAAAACCATACACTCCGGTACACGGGAGGCGAAACATGATCAGATACTTTCAAAAACGGTTTGCAGGGAGCATCAACCCTCTGTTATGTGCAGCTGCGGTACTTCTGGTTCTGCTGCTGTCGGCGGGCTGTACCACCACCCGGATTATCGATCCGGATGCGGTAAGCTCCTCTGCCGTTGCCACGGAAAAGCGCGGCGACAGGGATGATGATCCGGCCCCCGAATATCCGGGAAAAGAAGACGGGGAGCTTTTTCTCTGGGAGTTCAGCAAAGATGGCCGTACCCTGCACATCCTGGGATCAATTCATCTTGCCAGCGACATGATATACCCCCTTCCGGAGCAAATTCTGGAAGCCTTCAGTGTATCGGATATTCTGGTGGAAGAGGTGGATATTGTTCAGGCGGATATGCAGGAGGCCCAGGAATTCATCAGTTCCCACTCCACCCTCCCCGACGACCGGGTGCTCAGCGAGTATCTGGGGCAACAGGAGGAGGAGATGCTTCTGGAAATACTGGAACGCTACGGCATTCCCTACTCCACCGTTGAACGCCTTCAGCCTTGGGTTGTGAGCAATACCCTGAGTATGCTCAGCAGTTTCGAAGTGGATATGAAGCCCGAGTACGGACTGGATCTTTACTTTGCCAGAGAGGCCCAGTCCACCGGCAAGGAAGTGTACGCCCTTGAAACCGTGACACAGCAGCTGGAGATTCTCAACTCCGTAGGACTCCAGGCACAGGCCTACAGCCTGAATGAAACAATTCGCGAATTTGCCCGGCTGGACGAGTACATGTACCGGGTACTTGAAACCTGGTCCCGGGGAGATGCCCGGGCCATGGAAGAGATTCTCCTGGAGGGGATGACATCCAATGAGAATGGCCGGGATTACTATCGCCGCCTGATTGTGGAGCGAAATGAAGACTGGACGGAACAGTTGATCACCCTTTTCGAGAGAGAACCGGAAAGCAGAATTTTTGCAGTGGTAGGCTCAGCACATCTTCTGGGTCCCCACAGTCTGGTACGCCTGCTCATGGAAGAAGGATTTCAGGCACGAAGGTATTAATCCGGGAAAAATTGGATAATTTCTGATGATTACGCTAATATATATTTCATACTGAACGAGATACGCGGGAAACCGGATTTTCACTGTCCCCGGATTCCCCAAGGAGAGAGGTATGAGAAACATTGTTCGAATAGCATCACTTTTCGTTATGGTCATGGTACTGGGCGGCTGCAGCGGGGTTCTGGGGTTGCTCACCGGCTTTAACCCCGGTGTGAGCACAGTTGTGGTGGATGATACCGGCAGCAAGGGAATCAGTGAAATTGATATTGTCTTCACCAACGCCGGACCTGCATTGGATGCCGTTGCGTATGCGGTGGTATTGTCCAACGGCACATCCTTGAGTTATGCATCCGATGCAGTAATTTATGAGGACTCGGTGGATCTGAAAGCCGGAGGTACTCAGACAGTCAGCGTCAACAGGGAATTGATAGACGAATTCATGGCAGAAAGCCAGGAGACGGTTTCCGACGGTAATTATTATGTTGGGGTAATTCTCGACCCCCTGAGCAGGGTGAACGATGAAGACCGCGCCGACAATCAGGCGGTATCCCAGGGAGAATTCAACTTCACCAACTGATCACCATGATGCCTTCCTTCCAATAATCACTTCCCGCACTCCCCCGGGCAGGATCTCCGCTCCCCGGGGGATGGGGGAATGATCCTCCGAATCAGACTTTTACAATTTCCCGACTGAAGATTCTTTGACACAACCATATCTTGCACCGATACTGATGGAAAGGAGAAAATTAATGTCCATTAGGTGGAAGATATTTATCCCGATTGCAATAACCATTTTTGGCTATTTACTTCTGATGGTGGTTCTCACATCCACCACTGTTTCCGGCGACATGATCGAGCAGAACGAACAGTTTGCAGAAATCTATGTTGATGAGATTCATGCCCATATCACCTCTTTTTACACCGAGACGGAACGGCAGGGTGAAATTCTCCGGAACGATGTTGAGCGAAGGCTGGAGGAACTGGTGCAGTCCGTCACAGGAATGCTCCAGGGACTTCACCAGATGGAGCTTGACGGCGATCTGACCAGGGCGGAGGCCCAGGAAATGGCGGTTGAACAGATTAACAATATGTGGTTCGGCCTGGACGGATATTTCTGGATCGATACCACCGAACATATTAACGTGGCCCTCCCCCCCGATCCCTCGGTGGTGGGAACCAGCCGCTTCGACCTAACCGACCGCAGGGGCACCAAAATAATCCAGGAGATGGTTTCATCCTCTCTGGAACAGGGTACCGCCTGGGTTGAATACTACTTTCCCAAACCCGGTGAAAGCGAACCTTCGTTGAAGCTTGGACATACCAGACTCTTCGAGCCCTGGAACTGGGTGGTGGGCACCGGTGAATACATCGACAACATAGAAGAGGAACTCCAGGCCATCCGTCAGGAGAGCATCCGGGAACTGAACACCAGTCTCTATGCCAATCTTTCCCAGGACAATTATCCCATTATTGTAAACAGTGAGGGAGAATTCGTAGCCTATGTGGATCAGAGCGTTGTGGGTACAAACCCGAATTTTGCCGATGCACTCAGCGGCGAGTCCCTGAATGATCTGTTTCAGGAGAGCTAGGACGGAAAAATCGAATATCATTTTTCAAAACAGGATGAAGAGGGATCGTTTAGAAAAATGGGCTATATCAAAGAGTTTTCTCCACTGGACTGGAAAATAATCTACACCTTCTACGTGGATGATGTTGTTGCCCAGGTTCAATCGTTCCGCATCTTCCTCATTATCCTGGGACTGGCAGGCCTCATCCTTATCGGAGGAATTCTGTTCGGAATGCTTACCTACGTGCAGCGCACCCTGCTGAATATCAGCCAGGGGCTGGGCACCATCTCCCAGGGTACCGGAGATCTGACTTTCAGGCTACCGGTGAGAAGCAGAGATGAGATCGGTTCACTTTCGGAAAATTTCAACCTGATGATGGAGAAACTTCAGAATATCGTCATAAAACTGAAATCCACAGTTTCCGACAGCGAGGTGCTTGGGGAAGATCTCAGTGCAAGCACCGAAGAAATTTCAACGGCAGTTGTTGAAATGTCAGCCACGGGACAGTCTATTAAGGGAAAATCCCAGAATCTTTCCGGTGAATCCGATTCGGTGGAGAGGAATCTCAACCATATCATCGACTCCATGCGGGGACTGGCGGATGCCGCCCATGCAGGGGATGCGGGCCGGGGTTTTGCGGTGGTAGCTGAAGAAATTCGAAAGCTTGCGGAATCCACAGCCCAGAACTCCAACCAGATCGGATCTTCGGTGAAAGAAATTATCGAGAAGATTCACACCACATCCGACCGTTCACGGCAAACCGGTGAGGCCATCAGCGCCATTGCCACAGAAACCGAAGAATCCAGCTCAGCCATGGAAGAAATTCTCCAGGCCCTGGCGGAAGTGAATATGGGAACTCAGCAAATCACCGAAGCACTGGAACATCTTGTGAGCACGTCCTCAACGGTAAAAAGTTCGTCTTCTGAAGTGCGGGAAGAATCGGAGCATGCTCTTGAAGCAATCAGCAAGGTGAACAATCTTTCTACGGAAAATAGTCAGGGCATAGCGGAGATTTCCAACGCCATGGAGGAAATCAACATCTCCATTCAGCAGATTCGGGATCTGGGCATCCGAAACCGGGAGAATATCAAAACCATCCATGCTGAAGTTGAGAACTTCAAAACCGAAACGGAGCAGGATGCATCAGCATAAAAAAACCGGAGGGATGAATGTGTCATCTCTCCGGCATAATGTTTCTCCGGGCCGTTGCGCAGCGTTTCCCTGTGCACAGCCCGGGGTCTATGGCGTCTCTTTTGTTTTTAATAAAATGTTGAATGAAATCAGGCGATGGCGGGAGCCTCGGCCACCATTCTCTTCACTTCCCTGGCAAGTTCCGTGCCTCGCTGTCTGATCAGTTCGATGTCTTCCTTGCCGGGAGCGCCTTTGAACTCAACGGTTTCCAGGAAATCCCAACCGGTTTTGTGCTTTGCCATCAGTTCGTCCAGTTCTTTCTGAGCACCGCCGGACCAGCCGTAGCTTCCGAAACGGAAGGCTTTCCGGTTCTTCACCTTCTTCTTCGCCAGTTCATCCAGGGCTGCGAACATGGGGGGAAACATTTTATATTCATAGGTGGGCATTCCCATCACAATTCCCGTTGATGTCCAGGCGGATGTGAGAACATCACCCAGAGGAGATTCGGGCAGCCTGTGAACATGAACCTTCACTCCTTCGGCTTCAATTGCTTCAACCAGAGGCTTCACCGCTTTTTCAGTCATGCCGTACATGGAACCCCAGAGTACGGTAACTTCTTCCTTGGCAGGGTTCTTGTCGTAGCTGGCGTAGCGCTTATAATCATTTACAATCTTCCAGGGATCCTTACGCCACACGATTCCATGTCCTGGGGCGATTATTTTCACCGGAAGCTCTTCAACCGCCTTAATCGCCTTTTTCACCGGGAGACAGAATGCTGCAACAATATTTGAGTAATACCGTACAGCTTCATGCTCGAAGAAATCTATCTCTTCCCGGGAAAGCTGATCGTCGTAGGGTGCGTCACTGATGGCACCGAAGGATCCGAATGCATCGCAGGGCATGAGGGTTCCGCTCTTGGTGTCGAATGTTGCCATGGTTTCCGGCCAGTGAACGTTGGGGATATCTGCAAATGCCAGAACCCTGCCGTCACCCAGATCCAGACTGTCTCCGGTTTTCACCGTCCGTACATCATTGGTTATTTCATAGAACGCTTCCAGCAGGGGCTCGCCTTTCACGCTCGTGATAATCTGAAAGTCATCCCTGATCTTTTTAAAATCCTCCAGCCACCCGCTGTGATCCGGTTCATGGTGGTTGACAATTACATAATCAATATCTTCGGCTTTAATACCCATCTGATCAAACTGCTCAAAGAGGGTTTCGGGAACACCGTCCCAGCCGCAAACACCGTCGACTATGGCAACTTTTTCACCCTTTACGATGTAGCTGTTCATGCTTACACCGTTGGGGATAGGCCATATTCCTTCGAAAAGAAGAGAGTTTGGTTCTGCATTGGCTGACAGCCGGAAAATTCCATCGGTAACTTCTGTAACATTCATTCCCATAGATAACTCCTCAGGTTTTTACAATACAATACCTTAGTATTTCGATAAATTTATAGCTATATTCCGGATTTTGCAAGTAAAATATGACTGTTTTTATGATATTCATCTGCAACGGACAAATAGCCCCGGTTCCAGGAAATCCCCTCATTCTTTCAATAACCGGGTGAGTTCCCGGTCAAAGGCGGAGGCAAAGGCCTGAATTTCTTTGGGGGAGAAGCTGCGGTCTTTCATGCTCTCAAGCCCCATTGCCCGAAGCTCAGCCATAAAATTCCGTTCGCTCAGGCGGGTACGGATATTTTCCGGAGTGAACTGTGTGCCCCTGTCATTGAGAACCGTCAGACCGAGCTCCACCAGTTCAGCGGCAAGTGGAATATCACGGGTGATCACCATATCTCCCGGTTCAGCCAATCGCTGAATCTCCATGTCTGCGGCATCCTGACCCGGTTCAACCACGATGAGTTCAATCCACGGGCTTGTTTTTACCGGAATGCTCCGGGCGGCCACGAAGCGGGCCGTTACTTCTCTTCGGATGGCGGCTTTGGATATGATCTCCCTCACCTTCACAGGACATGAATCGGCGTCAACATAGATGGTCATTCTTTGTCCCCGGACAGGGCATTCACCGTGGCCAGGGCAAACACCGCCGTCGCCGTTTCGGCACTCAGGGTGATGCCGGTTACCTGCCCTTCAAGCTCCCGTTCAGCGGGAATGAAAAGAGCCTCGCCTTTCCGGACGCTGAAGGCAGCATCCCCCTGTCGAACCACCAGAGTTCCCTGTTCTACCAGGAGAATTGCCGGGGCTTCTCCAAGTTCCATCCCCCTGCGCAGCTCCGTTTCCTCTGCTCCATCATCCAGCCGTACTCTGGCAATCCGGAACTCGGGAACCGGAGAATCGTACCATCCCAGGGAATCAGGCGTGAGAATACCTGGCTGAAAGGGGGAAAAATCGAGAACAGAGATCAACTCAGGCACATCAACATGTTTGGACGTGCAGCCTCCCCTGAGAACATTGTCGGAATTTGCCATCAGCTCAATGCCCGTACCCGCAAGATACGCATGAAGAACCCCTGCATGCATAAAAAGCCCCTGCCCGGGATTCAGTTTCACCACATTCAGATACAGGGGGGCAAGGGTGCCCGGATCCCCGGGGAACTGAGTCCGGAGCTCCTGCAGCCAGTACCAAATTCTCTCCTCAGCACCATCCGGCAATTCCCCGGGACCTTCCTTCTCCACAGCCCTGCGGCTGCTCTCCATAAGCTCTTCCAGTTCATCCTGCCCGGCATTCATCAGACCGGTATAGAAATCCTGGAGACGGTTTTCGCTGGTGTCATACTCCAGAATTGTTTTCAATCTCGAGAGAAGCCCGCACTCTCCCCCCAGCTCTTCCACACGCTGGAAAATACTCAGAATTTCCTCCGGCCGGCGAAATCCGCTGAGAGCCCAGAATTCACTGACGGCCACAATGCATTCGGGTTTGTGATTATCATCACGATAGTTCCGTTCCGGCGCCGAGATATCTATTCCCAGCTCCTCCTCCCGGGCAAAACCCGCCTCTGCCTGGGCCTTGCTGGGGTGTGCCTGTATGGAGAGGCCTTTCCGTGCGGATAATATTTTCAGAAGAAAAGGAAATTCTCCGGCATAGCGCTTGTACAGTTCCTTCCCCAGAATATCTTCCCCATGGGACACCAGGAGATCCCGGAGACTGAAATGTTCATTTTCCGCAATCATGGCAGGTGCTTTCCGGTGTGCCCCGAACCAAAGCTCAGCCAGAGGCTTTCCGGGAGGATTGGCAATCCCGAAGTACTTTTCAATTTCGCCGTAGCTTCCCCAATCATAGCTCATCACTGCCGGAGTAATTTTATACATACACCCTGCTCCTTGGAAATTTTCTGAATCATTCGCACTTCATCCGCTTATATTTTATAGTTAGTATAAGAATATCAGTCCCACTTTGTCGATTATGGAGAATTCCATGCGTTTCAGCTACTGCAAACAGATCACATCTTCCACCGGATTTCCCAACCGGATTCTCACCGGACTGGGGATTCACAAAGAAATTCTCAGCTCTGAAGAGTATTCACAGCTCCCTCTTCCCTACAGGGAATTATGTACAGAAGGAGAGCAGTTCCTTGCCCTTCAGGATGACGATGAGGTGTACGTATACAGTTCTCCCGGCAGAATAACCTATGCAGGGAGCCATGCCGAATCCTGGAAGGGCAAAACCCTTGCTGCGGCGGTGAATCCCGATATCCGGGCCATCGTACGCCCCCGCACGGACAGACAGGTGGTTATCTATTCCCGGGGGTACGAGCATCCCTTCCATATCCATATAGACGAATATGATCCGGTAGATCAGGAACGGGGAACCTCTTCGGCACTCATCAGGGGTGCAGCTGCAGTTCTGGCCCGTGACGGTATACAAACCGGCGGCTTCGATGCATACCTCAATGCGTCCCTGTTACCCGGAAGCGGACTCAATGCCTCGGCTTCATTTACCGTTCTCTGCCTTGGGCTTCTGACCGATGCAGGCAAGAATTTCCCGAACGAAAGTGAAGGTCCATACACTCCTCTGGAACTCAGCTCCAAAGTGAAGGAGATTGAAGAACACTTTTTTTCCGAAACAGGGGATCTGGCAAGCGGAGCTGTAATATATTCAGGCGGTCTTCACTACATCGACCACAGTCCCGAACTTTCACTTCAAAGAATCAATCAAAATCAGGGGCTTTTTCACAAACGCCAGTATATTGTTGACAGCCTTTCGGCAGAGGCAGGTTCCGAGACTGCATACGCTCATCTCCATGACGAACTGGAAAAGATTATCGCCCTGAAAGGAGAGAGCATCCTGGATGCCAAGGTGTTCGCCGGATACAGCCAAGAGGATATCGTCCTGCTCCATTTTTTCTACAGTGAAAACTTCCGGATTCAGCAGCTTGTCCACTGTTTGCGGAACGGCAATCACTCACGCCTCTACCATCTGTTCCAGGAATATCTCCATGAATACCGCCATATACTGAACCTGATAAACAGAAAAAGTTCAAACTACAACGATCAGCTGGAGCTTCTTCACAGCATTCTCTCGATATTCCGCATTGAAGAAGATGTTGAAATTGTACACGGCCCCTTCGGACCGGGTCTGGACTCAAAAGCGTTCTTCCTTCTGCCCCCGGCCCACGGCGGGGAATTTGAACATCTCATCCGGCGTTTTTTCCAACGGATCGATATTCAGCCCGTGTATCCCCGGGAAAAAGGGCTTGTCAGGCTGCTGTAGCTCCGAAATTTCATGAAAACCCGATTCCACATTCTTTGGGGCTTTGCCTAATGGTTATATACATCTCTGGATTTATCGGAAACGGTGGCCAGCTTTTCCAGAATACCTTTCTGTGCCTCACAGAGGCGGTTCAGATTATACAGTATCACCAGACTCTTCTCAGGATAACTTAGATTTGAGGGAAGATGGGCCCCGGCTTCTGTAATTACATCGTCGAGTTCGCACATATAGCTCTCTCTCAGATCATCCATGAACCGTTTCATCTCCTGCTGAAGCTCGAAGATCTCATGGAAGGTGAAATTATGTGTTTCCACAAAGTTTTTCAGGTCGCCGGTATTCCAGGGATCCAGAATCAGGGGATAAAACACCTCCCGGACATGATTGCGCTTCAAAGCCGCCGTAAGACGATCCTGATACACACCGCCGAAGGCATGATGCAGTTCTTCCAGTCCCGGAGCCTTTTTTTCCAGCTCATTAATTGTTGCCAACAGTTGTTCCACGTTCTCCTCCGCTTTCTTATGGGTACTCCTCCGCCCGTCGGAATCGGATATATCCGCCGGGAACAGGAGGGAATTGTATTGTATTTCGCGTTCAATCTTTCCAGTTTACTTCGATCTTCTCCTGAGGGATTTTCTTGGTAACGATATCCATCAGATTGAGAATTTCTTCCTTGCAGCAGTTAATATCCTTGTTGATTTCCAGACGCCGGGCAAGTTCCCGGGCAAATTCTTCCACCATAATCACTTTCTTCGACATAGCTTCCTCCTCACAGATTCATGCTCACTACTCTTAAATTATAAAACCAGAAAGCTCAGTCTGCGAGGGGAAAACCGGAAAGATGGAAGGTTTATGTATTTTTCAGGCTCAGCCCGATCCGCTTCCGTGGAGCATCCACCGAAATAACCCGCACCGTCACCTGCTGCCCCAGGGCCAATACTTCCCCCGGATCGCTGACGAAACGGTCTGCCATTTCGCTGATGTGTATGAGACCGTCCTGATGCACGCCGATATCCACAAAGGCACCGAATTTGGTGATATTTGTCACAACTCCCGGCAATTTCATTCCCTCATTCAAATCGTCAATTTTTTCAACACCTTCGGCGAACTGAAAAGCCTGAAAGCTTTTCCGGGGATCCCGGCCCGGTTTTTTCAGTTCCGCGATAATATCAGAAAAGCTGGCGCTGTTCAGCTCCGGTCCAAGATACTTCCGGGCATCGATTTGTGCGATCAGTTCGGTGTTTCCCGGTAACTCCTGAAGCTTCACCCCGAGATCCCCGGCCATCTGCTCAACAAGGGGATAGCGCTCAGGATGTACGGCAGTTTTATCCAGCGGATGATCTCCATCATGAATGCGAAGAAACCCTGCCGCCTGCTCAAACGTTTTGGGTCCCAATCCGCTCACACTCTGCAGATCCTTCCTGCTGCGGAATTTTCCCAGTTTGCTGCGCTGTTCGACCACCGCTTTGCTCAGTCCGGGATTCATCCCCGAAACATAGGAAAGCAGGCGGGGGCTTGCGGTGTTCAGCTCCACACCCACTGCGTTCACGCAGCTGACCACGGTATCGTCAAGGCCCTGCTGGAGCCGCTTCTGATCCACATCGTGCTGATACTGTCCCACCCCGATGGAGCGGGGATCGATTTTAATCAGTTCTGCCAGCGGATCCATCAGGCGGCGGCCGATGGAAACGGCTCCCCGGACGGTAAGATCCAGATCGGGAAATTCTTCCCGGGCCAGGGAAGATGCCGAGTACACCGAAGCTCCGCTTTCATTTACCATGGTCACCGTTACCCTGCCGCCGGAATCCCGGAACAGATCAAGGGAGGTGATGAAACTGAGAGTCTCCCGCCCCCCGGTTCCGTTTCCCACGGCAATGGCCTGGATATCCTGCTCCTTCACCAGTTTCCGCAGAAGCTGTTCGGCTACCTGGGTATCCTGCCGGGGAGGGAGAGGATAGATCACATGATGGGACAGCAGATTGCCGCTTGAGTCCAGTACCGCCAGCTTACAGCCGGTTCTCAAACCGGGATCAACACCCAGCACCCTGGCTTCACCCAGAGGAGGGGCGAGAAGGAGCTGCCGCAGATTTTCGGTAAATACCCCGATGGCTTCTTCGTCGGCCTCTTCTTTCCGGGTCTTGCGCATTTCGTTCTCCAGGGAAGGCTGAATCAGACGCTGGTATGCATCGCTCCCGGCGGCGGTGATCAGCTCCCGTTCTCCCCTGGAAGCCCCGGATTTGAGATAGCGCCGATGAACAGCCTCCGGCCCCATGTCATCCGGAGGCTCTATCTTCATCCGCACAATTCCCCCATCCACGGCCCTGAGCATGGCAAGGAAGCGGTGTCCGGGCATCCGCCCCAGCTGCTCCCGATGGTCGAAATAATCCCGGTACACCTGAGCCTCCTGGCTTGAGGCGTATTTTTTCACCACCTGTGAGCTGACCACCCCCTTTTGGGTGAATAGCCGGCGCAGTTCTCCCCTGAGGGCCGGATCATCGCTGATCACTTCAGCGATAATATCCGAAGCACCCTTCAGGGCGCTTTCAATATCCGGGACGCTTTTTTCGGCATTCAGGAATTTCTCTGCAAGATGCCGGGGGTTTTTTCCGTTCTGCGAAAGTATCTGCAGTGCGAGATCCTCCAGGCCGTTTTCCCGTGCAATCTGGCCCCGGGTTCGCCGTTTCGGCTTAAAGGGTAGGTAGATATCTTCAAGTTCCGCAAGGCGGTGGGCGGCCCGGATCTGTTTCTCAAGTTCCGGCGTGAGCCGGCCCTGTTCTTCGATCACAGACATAATATAGCTTCGTCGCTTCTCCAGCTCCTGCAGTCGCGCTGCGGTATCCCTGACGGCGGTAATCTGGGTTTCATCCAGATTACCGGTGGCTTCCTTCCTGTAGCGGGCAATAAACGGGACGGTGGCCCCGTCGTTCAGCAGCTCAAGGGTTTTTTCGATTGATGAGAGCCGGATGCCCAGCTCCGATGCGATGTGGGATAGTGATATGTTCATAGCAGGGCAAGTATGACCTTCCCGGCGGGTTTATGCAATCGGAATATCAATCTTCCCCCAGCCAGAGAACTCGCGCCGGCGAACCGGCACTGATGCTCAGCAGCGGACGTATTTCCTCTTTCGTGGTGCTTGCCGTATTGCCCGGAACTCCTGTGGAAGGATCGAAGCGGAAAACGGCAATGGTGTGAGAGTCCTGGTTCCCCACAGCCAGAAATTCACCCCCGGGAGAAAAGCTCATATCCCTGGGAGTATTGCCTCCGCAGGAAAACCTTCGGATGAAGCTGAGCTTCTGCAGGAAACCTCCATGACGTTCCACAGCGTATAGAATAATCTCATCTGCGAACCTGTTGGAGAGAGCCAGTGTCCGGCCTGAAGGATGGAGCCGGATCGCCGAAGGGGCCTGGTTCTCTGTTGAAGCTGAGATATCAATATCCTCAACCAGCGTCAGCCCCGATGTAGGCTCCCCCTCCGTCTCAGGACCGGATCCTTCTGCGCGGCCGTCTTCCTCCCGGGCCTCTGGTCGTTCCTCTGGTCTTTGCTTTGGTCGTTCCGCTGGTCGTTGCTTTGGCTGGTCTTCATCACGGCGCAGCACCAGCAGCCGGGGCCGGAGTTCGCACAGGGCGTACATATGGATCCCGTCGGGATCGAACTCAAGATGCCGGGGGCCGTACCCCCAGGGCAGCTGAGCATAGCTGATCACAGGGGTTTCGCCCTCGCCGTACCCGCTGATAATCCAGATCCGGTCGCTTCCCAGATCGGCGCAATAGATTCTGCCGT
It includes:
- a CDS encoding Tex family protein; this encodes MNISLSHIASELGIRLSSIEKTLELLNDGATVPFIARYRKEATGNLDETQITAVRDTAARLQELEKRRSYIMSVIEEQGRLTPELEKQIRAAHRLAELEDIYLPFKPKRRTRGQIARENGLEDLALQILSQNGKNPRHLAEKFLNAEKSVPDIESALKGASDIIAEVISDDPALRGELRRLFTQKGVVSSQVVKKYASSQEAQVYRDYFDHREQLGRMPGHRFLAMLRAVDGGIVRMKIEPPDDMGPEAVHRRYLKSGASRGERELITAAGSDAYQRLIQPSLENEMRKTRKEEADEEAIGVFTENLRQLLLAPPLGEARVLGVDPGLRTGCKLAVLDSSGNLLSHHVIYPLPPRQDTQVAEQLLRKLVKEQDIQAIAVGNGTGGRETLSFITSLDLFRDSGGRVTVTMVNESGASVYSASSLAREEFPDLDLTVRGAVSIGRRLMDPLAELIKIDPRSIGVGQYQHDVDQKRLQQGLDDTVVSCVNAVGVELNTASPRLLSYVSGMNPGLSKAVVEQRSKLGKFRSRKDLQSVSGLGPKTFEQAAGFLRIHDGDHPLDKTAVHPERYPLVEQMAGDLGVKLQELPGNTELIAQIDARKYLGPELNSASFSDIIAELKKPGRDPRKSFQAFQFAEGVEKIDDLNEGMKLPGVVTNITKFGAFVDIGVHQDGLIHISEMADRFVSDPGEVLALGQQVTVRVISVDAPRKRIGLSLKNT
- a CDS encoding galactokinase family protein, which produces MRFSYCKQITSSTGFPNRILTGLGIHKEILSSEEYSQLPLPYRELCTEGEQFLALQDDDEVYVYSSPGRITYAGSHAESWKGKTLAAAVNPDIRAIVRPRTDRQVVIYSRGYEHPFHIHIDEYDPVDQERGTSSALIRGAAAVLARDGIQTGGFDAYLNASLLPGSGLNASASFTVLCLGLLTDAGKNFPNESEGPYTPLELSSKVKEIEEHFFSETGDLASGAVIYSGGLHYIDHSPELSLQRINQNQGLFHKRQYIVDSLSAEAGSETAYAHLHDELEKIIALKGESILDAKVFAGYSQEDIVLLHFFYSENFRIQQLVHCLRNGNHSRLYHLFQEYLHEYRHILNLINRKSSNYNDQLELLHSILSIFRIEEDVEIVHGPFGPGLDSKAFFLLPPAHGGEFEHLIRRFFQRIDIQPVYPREKGLVRLL
- a CDS encoding lactonase family protein; translated protein: MTRFTLISGSYTRREGHVPDPRGESMMMHSVELGDTPADNQAARVHSRSFSPIPNPSWIQPDWNRGLLHAATEVSGKESGIYSYTLASIRKSIREQGEPEPVSMIPLSDGLCHLSLFSPSGDSVNPAEKSPGAARVVETAEPSRSAADPAAAPEPAEPAALVLASSYASGILHVVDVSDPAQPRELHRLHMPLPSAGSPPAGRNMTRQEAPHVHFAAVHPRDGRIYCADLGSDRIWIISGYGEGETPVISYAQLPWGYGPRHLEFDPDGIHMYALCELRPRLLVLRRDEDQPKQRPAERPKQRPEERPEAREEDGRAEGSGPETEGEPTSGLTLVEDIDISASTENQAPSAIRLHPSGRTLALSNRFADEIILYAVERHGGFLQKLSFIRRFSCGGNTPRDMSFSPGGEFLAVGNQDSHTIAVFRFDPSTGVPGNTASTTKEEIRPLLSISAGSPARVLWLGED